The Spirosoma foliorum genome has a window encoding:
- a CDS encoding MGMT family protein produces the protein MEQRDYFEEVYEVVRLIPKGRVTNYGTIARYLSLRAGARMVGWAMNGCHNRPDVPAHRVVNSVGVLSGKHFFGEPDVMQRLLEAEGVQVKNDKVVDFKKVFWDPAVELAL, from the coding sequence ATGGAACAACGCGATTATTTTGAAGAGGTATATGAAGTAGTACGACTGATCCCCAAAGGTCGCGTGACGAATTATGGCACGATTGCCCGCTATCTAAGTCTTCGGGCGGGCGCTCGAATGGTCGGCTGGGCCATGAATGGCTGTCACAATCGACCTGATGTGCCCGCACACCGGGTCGTCAACAGTGTGGGCGTCCTATCAGGCAAACACTTTTTTGGTGAACCTGATGTTATGCAGCGCCTTCTGGAAGCAGAAGGTGTTCAGGTTAAAAACGATAAAGTCGTTGACTTCAAAAAAGTTTTCTGGGACCCTGCGGTTGAACTGGCTTTGTAA
- a CDS encoding DUF3109 family protein has product MILINNTCISDDVAEKFFVCNLDKCKGACCVEGDMGAPLEGDEHLILDRIYEDIKPYLSPEGIKVIEERGGYESDGFDGFVTNTVGGRECVYATWNDKGILKCAIEEAYNDGKVDWKKPISCHLYPIRVTKYEAFHALNYDRWPICSPACSFGEQLNVPIYKFVREALIRAYGEEWYNRLSKAIEEKE; this is encoded by the coding sequence ATGATTCTGATTAATAATACCTGCATCAGCGATGATGTTGCTGAAAAATTCTTCGTTTGCAACTTAGATAAATGTAAAGGTGCCTGTTGTGTTGAGGGTGACATGGGCGCACCTTTAGAAGGCGATGAACATCTGATTCTGGATCGCATCTACGAAGATATAAAACCCTATCTCTCGCCCGAAGGGATCAAAGTTATTGAAGAACGAGGGGGTTATGAATCCGACGGTTTTGACGGCTTTGTAACGAATACGGTTGGTGGCCGGGAGTGTGTTTACGCAACCTGGAATGATAAAGGGATTCTGAAATGTGCTATTGAAGAAGCCTACAATGATGGTAAAGTCGACTGGAAAAAACCGATTTCCTGTCATTTGTACCCGATTCGGGTTACCAAATATGAAGCGTTTCATGCTCTCAACTATGACCGCTGGCCAATTTGTAGTCCAGCTTGTAGCTTTGGTGAGCAATTAAATGTCCCCATCTACAAATTTGTTCGCGAAGCGCTTATTCGGGCTTATGGCGAGGAATGGTATAATCGCTTGTCGAAAGCAATTGAAGAAAAAGAATAA
- a CDS encoding NADPH-dependent FMN reductase — translation MNILAISGSLRAASTNTSLLRAIANLAPSEVTVKLYDGLDDLPHFSPERDTDQAPEAVKSLRTQLREADAVIVCTPEYIHGMPGVLKNMLDWIASSGEFVHKPTGIISAGPSDTGGMRAHAALSHTLDVLMAITPGKASLIVPFVKQRLAANDQLTDPVLAQELQDVLSVLAKLVEQQKQAA, via the coding sequence ATGAACATTCTGGCCATCTCGGGTAGCCTGCGGGCAGCCTCCACGAATACATCGCTCCTGCGAGCCATCGCCAACTTAGCCCCATCGGAGGTAACAGTCAAACTCTACGACGGGCTTGACGATCTTCCACATTTCAGTCCCGAACGCGATACCGATCAAGCGCCCGAAGCGGTAAAAAGTCTGCGCACTCAACTTCGAGAAGCCGATGCCGTAATCGTCTGTACTCCCGAATACATTCATGGTATGCCGGGTGTTCTGAAAAATATGCTCGACTGGATTGCTTCATCGGGCGAGTTTGTGCATAAGCCTACGGGCATTATCAGCGCTGGCCCTTCCGATACAGGTGGCATGCGGGCACATGCTGCGCTATCGCACACGCTGGACGTTCTTATGGCGATAACGCCCGGAAAAGCGTCACTGATTGTACCTTTTGTCAAGCAAAGATTAGCCGCTAACGATCAATTAACCGACCCTGTTCTGGCTCAGGAATTACAAGATGTGCTATCGGTCTTAGCGAAGCTAGTTGAGCAGCAAAAACAGGCGGCTTAA